The Deltaproteobacteria bacterium genome contains the following window.
GATTATCCCAGCGCTCCAGGAGGAGCAGTCCAATCTTTCCAAGCATCTTGCCTCGTTACGACACGCGGGGATTGTGAATCTACGCAAGGAAGGCACCAGCAATTACTACAGTGTTCGTCACCCCGAGGTCTTCCGGATCCTCGATCTGGCCCGGAAGATCGTTGAAAATGAGGTCAAACGATCCGCAAACATGTTGAAGGGATTAAAGGTCAAATCATGAGAAAAGGTTTCTTCACGTCACGACTCCACGTTGCGGTCCTGGCCTGCCTGCTCCTCCTCTATCCGGTGGTTTCCGATGCCGGGGAGGCGCTGACCCTTGACCAGGCTTTCCATACCGCACTGACCGAAAGCCCCCTGGTTGCCCGGAGCCGTCAGGATGTTGAGGCTGCAAGTCAGGGA
Protein-coding sequences here:
- a CDS encoding winged helix-turn-helix transcriptional regulator, whose amino-acid sequence is MNEIMIRQAAVLKALAQPTRMQILELLRQGERCVCEIIPALQEEQSNLSKHLASLRHAGIVNLRKEGTSNYYSVRHPEVFRILDLARKIVENEVKRSANMLKGLKVKS